The window cttcagagTACCATACGAGCGACCAGTAAATCATCAATTATTTCGACGACAGAAAAATTACAGATCGAAGATGTCGGCGTAAACGATTTCAATTTCCATTTAATTTAACAGTCTCGATTTCTGCTGTTTAATCGATCGTTCAAATTGATTTTGCAGAGGCCACGTTCCACGTTTGAAAGTTAAGCTTTCGCTGGGGCCGCTTCCGGTGTCTTCTCGGTTTCTACGATTTCCGTGGGCGGCGGCAGAGTTGGGATATCCGGGTATTCGAGTTTCGCGCCGTCCTCGCATTCGAAGACAGGACAGCAATCGGGGAAAGTGGCGGTCTTGTTGGTCTTGTCCGAAAGTTTGCATTTAGGATTCGCCTTTGGGAGGGGTCCACAGTCTTCAACGAGCTCGAACAGACGTCCTGAATTGTCATCGGCTGGCACGCACGTGGAACGGCCGCAGAACGGAGTCAGGTCCCATGATTTTGTTGGTTCAATAGTAGCGCATCTTGTAGACGCGAAGCACATACCAGGGAAATCTGCaagaaaatattcatttatGCTTTTTGTTTTTTAGGTAGCCTTAAGGAATGCAGGATATACACTCTGCCCCAAAAGTATTCgtccaccgtttaaaacagaatacctcgtttaaaattctgccaaatgacttcaggtttctcgagaagctatacaaattaatttactaagatatgtgcctttgtcgttttaaaaaattaaaatttgccgaAATcggaaaagaaatattaaaaggcaatttttctacttttttaaatgagcctataatgaaaatttaaaatatatctttggtaaattcaaataagttatgtttatgctgaaaatttaatcgagatcggttgatgcacttagaagttataagtaattaaaatttccgaaaatcgcgactgtTCATCTAAGAACGGAACTGGTCACGATTTcggtaaattttaattttttaaaacgacaaaggcacatatcttagttaattaatttgtattttcgtccaattttaaacgaggtattttgttttaaacggtggacgaatacttttgcggcAGGGTGTACATATAAGACTTTTATAGTTTTAGACTAATTATTTTATACCTCGCGGTTTACAGAACACGAGTTTCCGAATTACATAAATAAGATTACATAAAGTAGGTATCGGATTAATATGTTGCGTTAACTGGAACGTTAGATTTTGTTACATGACGTAACATTGCTTTATGCAACAAAGCCCCTTGCGAACGGTCTTTCTTTTAAGGAAAGGTATTCGTATCGCTTAATTAGATGGACGGTAATAACAGGTGTCTTTTACCCGGAATGGTTTAAAATCAGATCTTTCAACAACAACGGGTATAACCGAGTTTtctgtataattaaatataataattgttaattatagGGTATAGACGGAAACGTAGAGTTACACTTAggttttctaaaaaataaagtagaagtaAACATTTTCTGGATGTGGAGAGTTAACTTAAAGTAAGagatatcaataaaaaaaaatatcataaaaaacgAAACAATAGATCTATTGTATTGAAAGAATGCGTGCCGAAGTATTTTCTGTTCCAGATGAATCATCAACGGATTTTCACCGTTTATCGCAGTGATGTAAAGGTAAAACCTCATCCTATATGGCCAGCCAATCGTGTAGATTGCATTTCTTCAACAATCACATCATTGTTAGCGTGCACGATGCGTGGAGAAGGGTATTATGTAGTTACTTGTACATTCGTGAAAGGTGTCGTTACTTTCTAACATGCAACTATTCTAACGAATGTTGTTGCGCCTTTCAACTCATGCGGATGCATAATGTCATTCTATTGCAACGGTGTTGATACATCGCAGACAGGATAGAGGAGTTTCGTTGGCGTTGGTCGAGTTAGAAATTTCAAGGAGAAACACTTTCACTGTCACATTGTGTTATCTCTTGTGTAATTATCACATGCTCTAAACTGATTATTGTAAAGTGACTCACCTATTTGTTTAGATAATACTTAATAGATTTTGATAGAACAATAATTGTACAAAATAGACATTCAATATGGTAGACTGAATATTCGAACTTGAAATGATGAAACAAAAAATTGCATCACTGTTCTGTTTATTAACAAGTAGGTGAATCGCTGTAATTCGTTTCCTTTTATTCTTTGAATTGTTTTAAACAGTGTAGAGTATAAAAGGAGTCGATAATTGTACAGAGCAATTGCAAAAAGTGTAGTCAAAGGAAAGGAGGGAGAACACTGTGTGCCCTAGAGTGTAGCACTGATTGCCTTCTAGGAACGTGATTTATTTAAACAGTGACGTGATCGTTACGATTTTCTCAATGCCAGCGTTGTCACACCGAAGGTTTAACAGGATAGCCGTTCACGCCAACGTTAAAACGTGCCATGGTTTGTGGCACCGGTTTTTTATGGACGATTGGATCTCAAGAAAGTGGTCCGTGTATCGGTTGATCGTATCAGATGTTTAATAGAACATTCGAGACCAATGACGTTTagtatttcaaaataatcagtattaacacgttcgctgttgGACGACTAATATTAATACGTTAAGGTggtctttttcttttatctgaTAGATATATTAAATGATTGCAAATTTAATGCTCTAGGTGGCAAGTTAACTTTACATTAGACGTATGCAACATTGCGAAAGTGTAAGCAGGAAGTTTCACTTTCCCTCTTATCGAACACATTCTTACTTTttgcataaaataaaaaaaagcgaACTTGTACTATCGAACGCgattaacgttaattaatagATAGTGTTCTCTTTGTAcgataattatgaaaaaacTTACTCTCGAGAGGAGAAAGGAGATATTTCACGATTTACCGTGCAATTTCGTTAATAATGTTGAGTTACGAGAAAATTTCATGCGATTTGCACGGTAAAAGGTGATTGTTTTTTGAACGATAACGTATTAAATTCTCTCTACTTTTTTTATCGTATTGCGAACACTATCTGAAAAGTATAAAGCGAACCAATAAAGTAAATGGATTGTAATTTTTAGAGGAAGGTCTATCGTTTTTGAGTAGATAGATTTGCATGTACATATGTGCCATACTACACTCGAGTATTTTCAAGAAATAAGACCTTTTGTCTTTTCATTGTATTCGTCGTCCTCGCATCTTGTTTGTCATGTTATTCGTCGTACCGTGACACGCTTTCGACAAGCggattttgtttattatttctcATTGTAAAGACAATTGCTCCTGGCGAGAGGTGTGTTCAACGGTTCGTAGATCCTGAATCACCGTTACGTTATAATAATTAGTCAGACACACGAACAGGAGAACAGGATACGGTAGTGGGTTGCACCGAGACGAGCAGGATCGCGTGAAAGTTTTCACGGTGCTCGTTCCTCTTGAGTCAAGAGTCTTGACCATATCCTGCAACCTGATTCATTTCGTTTTCTCGCCCGACAACTTCTCTTTATAAGACACACGAGAAGCTTCAGCCTCAAGGTGAAACACCATTTGCGAAACACACCTCTCGCTTGCATGACAAACAGTTTAACTGTATCTTGTTGCATTCATTTATTTACATTGAAAGGGTTTTGTCGAGCAAAATTAACACTTTCGCCAGGCACACATTCGAATGTTCAtggtattaaaaaaattgtttcagaaTTGAGATTCAAGCGTCCATCGCTAttggaattaaaattattctatatataaTT is drawn from Osmia lignaria lignaria isolate PbOS001 chromosome 14, iyOsmLign1, whole genome shotgun sequence and contains these coding sequences:
- the LOC117607402 gene encoding uncharacterized protein LOC117607402 — translated: MKLAPILLLVVVVVFAAEEKEEERPKTFRRLIPADVLRDFPGMCFASTRCATIEPTKSWDLTPFCGRSTCVPADDNSGRLFELVEDCGPLPKANPKCKLSDKTNKTATFPDCCPVFECEDGAKLEYPDIPTLPPPTEIVETEKTPEAAPAKA